One region of Mucilaginibacter gotjawali genomic DNA includes:
- a CDS encoding dihydrofolate reductase family protein has product MAANTFKLTIHMVASLDGYIAKKDNSVSWFETKDNYEKGIKVSREAMWEFLKTVDCYIMGARTYELAFDLSKTYGWAYGDVPTIVLTHRDLPVERPNIELYSGDPGTLVNERLKPKYKNVWLVGGAMLAKDFICSDLADEIRLSILPIILGDGLLFFDHIGKEQVLHLLNVTAYNTGMVELCYEIKK; this is encoded by the coding sequence ATGGCTGCAAACACATTTAAATTGACGATTCACATGGTTGCAAGTCTCGACGGCTATATCGCTAAAAAGGATAACAGCGTTTCGTGGTTTGAGACAAAGGATAATTATGAGAAAGGTATTAAGGTTTCCCGGGAGGCCATGTGGGAATTTTTAAAAACGGTAGATTGTTACATAATGGGGGCGCGCACTTACGAACTCGCCTTCGATCTGTCAAAAACATATGGCTGGGCCTATGGCGATGTACCCACTATCGTGCTAACGCACAGAGACCTGCCGGTTGAACGGCCGAACATCGAACTTTATTCAGGCGACCCTGGTACGCTGGTGAATGAACGGCTAAAACCTAAATACAAAAATGTTTGGCTGGTTGGCGGCGCGATGCTGGCGAAAGATTTTATTTGTTCAGATCTGGCAGACGAAATAAGGCTATCCATTTTACCCATCATTTTGGGCGACGGGCTCCTGTTTTTTGATCACATAGGAAAAGAACAGGTATTACATTTACTCAATGTGACCGCCTATAACACCGGCATGGTGGAGTTGTGTTATGAAATAAAGAAATAA
- a CDS encoding SDR family NAD(P)-dependent oxidoreductase: MKKLANKVAVITGASKGIGAGIAKSLAAEGASVVVNYASAKAGADKVVAEIVANGGKAIAVQGNVSKAEDVTRLFAETAKAFGAVDILVNNAGVYKFGAIEQINEADFHHQFDTNVLGLLLATQGALKTFNEAGGSIINIGSIVSNVAPVGSSIYTATKGAVDAITHVLSKELGSRKIRVNSINPGMVETEGTHSAGFIGSDFQAEQERTAPLGRIGQPEDIALVAVFLASEESRWLTGETLLAGGGVR, from the coding sequence ATGAAAAAGTTAGCAAACAAAGTAGCAGTAATAACCGGTGCATCAAAAGGGATAGGCGCAGGCATTGCCAAAAGCCTTGCCGCCGAAGGGGCGTCAGTAGTAGTAAATTATGCTTCGGCTAAAGCCGGTGCAGATAAGGTAGTGGCAGAGATTGTAGCCAATGGCGGTAAAGCTATTGCTGTACAGGGCAATGTTTCAAAAGCAGAAGATGTAACCCGCCTTTTTGCCGAAACCGCCAAAGCCTTCGGCGCGGTAGACATCCTGGTGAATAACGCAGGCGTTTACAAGTTCGGCGCGATTGAGCAGATCAATGAAGCTGATTTTCACCATCAATTTGATACCAACGTATTGGGATTATTGCTGGCAACCCAGGGCGCCCTTAAAACCTTTAACGAGGCGGGCGGCAGCATTATTAACATCGGCTCGATCGTCAGCAATGTTGCGCCGGTTGGCAGTTCAATTTACACCGCAACAAAAGGCGCTGTTGACGCCATTACCCATGTTTTATCCAAAGAACTTGGATCGAGGAAGATCAGGGTGAACTCTATCAACCCGGGCATGGTTGAAACAGAAGGTACGCATAGTGCCGGCTTTATTGGCAGTGATTTCCAGGCAGAACAAGAGCGCACCGCGCCGCTGGGCCGAATAGGTCAGCCTGAAGATATCGCGCTGGTTGCCGTATTTCTTGCTTCTGAAGAATCACGCTGGTTAACCGGCGAAACCTTACTGGCCGGCGGCGGGGTAAGGTAA
- a CDS encoding TetR/AcrR family transcriptional regulator yields MARTKDFDENEVLGKAIDIFWHKGYNGTSMQDLVDGLGISRSSLYDTYGDKHTLFIKALESYQNKGSAKVCAIANSAAPAKEVIKKLLDLITGELLTDQKHKGCFMVNAEVEVAPHDKEVSQMVCANDQQVEDAFYQVIKKGQESGEISKRQDAMALARFTFNTVKGIRVTAKSTTDKAVFDDIIRLTLAMLD; encoded by the coding sequence ATGGCAAGAACAAAAGATTTTGATGAAAATGAAGTGCTGGGCAAAGCCATAGATATTTTTTGGCACAAAGGCTATAATGGTACCTCTATGCAGGATCTTGTAGACGGGCTCGGCATCAGCCGTTCAAGCCTATACGACACCTACGGCGACAAACACACCCTTTTTATTAAAGCATTGGAGAGCTATCAAAACAAAGGTTCCGCAAAAGTTTGCGCCATTGCTAATAGCGCCGCGCCTGCTAAAGAAGTTATTAAAAAATTATTGGACCTGATTACGGGGGAATTACTAACGGACCAAAAGCATAAAGGCTGTTTTATGGTAAATGCCGAAGTTGAGGTAGCCCCGCATGATAAAGAAGTTAGCCAAATGGTATGTGCCAATGACCAGCAGGTGGAAGACGCCTTTTACCAGGTGATCAAAAAAGGGCAGGAGTCCGGCGAGATTAGCAAGCGGCAGGATGCTATGGCGCTGGCAAGGTTCACCTTCAACACCGTAAAGGGTATACGTGTTACGGCAAAGTCAACAACTGATAAAGCAGTTTTTGATGATATTATCAGGCTTACTTTAGCCATGCTGGATTAA
- a CDS encoding cupin domain-containing protein translates to MLNADDGPNVSVVGDTYRILASGKQTGGAFATIDMLVPPGGGPGPHSHPDFQETFYVIEGEIEVKSEVSTYIAKKGAYVVIPKGGIVHCFKNKTDTLAHLLCTVVPAGLEEMFITIGTPIDAGVFLPPPAMDPESIGKLIKIAEQYGQKVFPPDFLG, encoded by the coding sequence ATGCTTAATGCCGATGACGGGCCAAATGTATCGGTAGTTGGCGATACTTACCGGATACTGGCTTCCGGCAAGCAAACAGGCGGCGCCTTTGCTACTATTGATATGCTGGTGCCACCGGGCGGCGGCCCAGGCCCGCATTCGCACCCGGATTTCCAGGAAACCTTTTATGTTATTGAGGGAGAAATAGAGGTTAAATCGGAGGTTTCAACATACATCGCCAAAAAAGGGGCCTATGTAGTTATTCCGAAAGGCGGCATTGTGCATTGCTTTAAAAATAAAACGGATACGCTGGCACACCTGCTTTGTACCGTGGTTCCTGCCGGGCTTGAAGAAATGTTTATCACGATAGGTACCCCGATTGATGCAGGTGTATTCTTACCTCCACCGGCGATGGATCCCGAAAGTATTGGCAAGCTAATAAAAATTGCAGAACAATACGGGCAGAAAGTATTCCCTCCCGATTTTTTAGGATAA